Within the Microbacterium terricola genome, the region CGCCGGGGGAGGCCGCAGCATCCCTTCCCGGCGCGAGCGTGATCACCGGCATGGCCTCCGGCCGCTTCGCCGTGATGGCGTCGCCCGACGACTGGTGCCGCAGCCGCCGGAGCACCCACGGCACGAGGTGGGTGCGTGCCCAGACGAGATCGCCGGCGCGCGCCTCGCGCCAGTTGTGCGCCGGCCGCGGATCGGGCTGCATCGGCTGCAGGTCGTTGGGGACGTTGAGCGCCCGCAGCACCATCCGCGCGACCTCGTGGTGGCCGAGCGGGTTCATGTGCAGCCGGTCGTCGTCGAAGAAGCGCATGTCCTGCACCTCCTTCAGACCCCACTGGTCGGCGACGATCGCGTCGTGCTTCTCGGCGATGGCGCGGATGTTCTCGTTGTAGATCGCCACCCGGCCGCGGATGCCCCGGAACACGGGGGTGAAGTTCGTGTCGATGCCGGTGAACACCACGAGGGTCGCGCCGTCGGCCGACAGGCGCTGCACGGCGTCCTCGAACAGCACGGCGACCGCGTCGGGATCGCCACCAGGCCGGATCACGTCGTTGCCGCCGGCGGAGAAGGTGATGAGGTCGGGTGTGAGGGCCAGTGCGGCGTCGACCTGGCCGTCCACCACCTGCCGGATGAGCTTTCCGCGGACGGCGAGGTTGGCGTACGCGAAGTCGTCGACCTGGCTCGCGAGCACTTCGGCGGCACGGTCCGCCCAGCCGCGCAGGCCATTGGGCGAATCCGGCTCAGGATCGCCGACGCCCTCGGTGAACGAGTCGCCCAGAGCGACGTAGCGACGCCACGGATGGGGGCCCGCGTTCGGGACGTACGGGCTTCTCGGATCGCTGCTCTCAGGCATCGTTCTCCCTCGTTCGTCTGCTCTCGAGCGTACCCGCGGACGCGGCGGCCGATGGTCCGTGGCATCGCTTAGGGTGGTCTCTCGCGTGTTCGAGACGGAAGGGGGTGCCGTGCAGGAGGACCAGACTCTGCTGGCGGATGCCGTCGCCCCGACCGGCGCCGACCCCGAGCACATCGGCAGCTTCGCCGCCGAGCACCTCTCCCCGTCGTACCCGCAGCGCGCGCCGTGGGGCACAGCCCAGCGCCTGCGCGCCTGGCAGGCCGAGGCGCTCGACCAGTACTTCGGGATGGACGGGCCGGACGGCGTCGGGAAGGGCCCGCGCGACTTCCTCGCCGCGGCCACCCCCGGCGCCGGCAAGACCACCTTCGCGCTCCGTCTGGCGAGCGAGCTGCTGCGCCGCCATGTCGTGACGCGGATCGTGGTGGTCGCTCCCACCGAGCACCTGAAGACCCAGTGGGCCGACGCGGCCGCGCGCGTCGGCATCCGGCTCGATCCGGCGTTCAGCAACAGGCACGGGCTGCCGGCGCGCCAGTACCACGGCGTCGCCGTCACGTACGCGCAGGTCGCGGTGAAGTCGTCGGTGCACGAGCGGCTGATCGCCGATGCGCGCACGCTCGTGATCCTCGACGAGGTGCACCACGGCGGCGATGCGCTGAGCTGGGGCGACGCGCTGCGCGAGGCCTACGGGCGCGCCACGCGTCGACTGCTGCTCAGCGGCACCCCGTTCCGCAGCGACACCGCACCCATCCCGTTCGTCGAGTACCACCCCGACGCGAAGGGCCACCGCATCTCGCGCACGGACTACGCCTACGGGTACCGTCGCGCGCTCGAGGACGGCGTCGTGCGACCCGTGCTCTTCCTCGTCTACGCCGGGCAGATGCGCTGGCGCACCCGCACGGGCGACGAGATGGAGGCCCAGCTCGGGCAGGACAACACAAAGGACATCACCGCTCAGGCCTGGCGGACCGCGCTCGACCCCGAAGGAGAGTGGATACCGGCGGTGCTGCAGTCCGCGGACCGCCGGCTCAGCGAGGTGCGCGAGCAGGTGCCCGACGCCGGCGGGCTCGTCATCGCCACCGATCAGACCGCTGCGCGCGCCTACGCCGAGATCCTGCAGCGGATCACCGGGGAGGCGCCCACCATCGTGCTCTCGGACGAGGCCGAGGCGTCCTCGCGGATCGAGACATTCGCGCAGAGCACGTCGCGGTGGATGGTCGCGGTGCGCATGGTGTCCGAGGGCGTCGATGTGCCGCGCCTCGCCGTCGGGGTGTACGCCACCTCGGCCTCGACTCCGCTGTTCTTCGCGCAGGCGATCGGCCGCTTCGTGCGGGCCAGGCGCCGCGGCGAGACCGCGAGCGTCTTCCTGCCGAACGTGCCGACGCTGCTCGCACTGGCGCACGAGCTCGAGGTGCAGCGGGACCACGCCCTCGACCGCGACAGCGAGGGCGACGACGACGGCCTGCTCGACGACGACGCCCTGGCAGCCGCCGAGGAGGGCGACAGCGCCTCCGACGACCTCACGTACGAGTTCACCTACCAGGCGCTCGGCTCGCTCGCGCACTTCGACCGCGTGCTCTACGACGGTCGCGAGTTCGGCCAGCTGGCGGTGCCCGGCACACCCGAGGAGGAAGAGTTCCTCGGCCTGCCCGGCCTGCTGGAGCCCGAGCACGTGCACGAGCTGCTCATGCAGCGCCAGTCCAGGCAGAGCAGGCACCGGAAGGCGCGCGAGGCCGCCGAGGCGCCTGCCGGCGGTCCGCCGCACGACGCGCCGCCTGCCGCACTGCACCGCACGCTCAAGGAGCAGCGGCAGCTACTGAACAGCCTCGTCGGGCTGTACGCCCGGCAGGCGGGGGAGCAGCACGGTCTCGTGCACGCCGAGCTGCGTCGCATCTGCGGCGGGCCGGCCGTCTCGCACGCCACCGTCGCCCAGCTGCAGGCCCGCATCGACGTGCTGCGCAAGCGCGTGCACTCCTAGCCGGCACTCCTCGCGCGGGCGGGTTCGGAACCCCGAAATGCTGGCAATCCCGGCATCGACGGGCCACAGCATCCCGTCTGCTCAGTAGCGTGGATCCGTTCCCCTTCCCACAGCCGCTTCGGAGGCCTCGTTGAGCGCGCCCGCCGTTCCCCCCAGCCGTGACCGTCGCCGGTGGGCGCAATACCTCGTGAACGAGCGCGCCGAGGCCAGGGTCTACCGCGACCTCGCTGCGCGCCGCGAGGGCGAGGAGCGCGAGATCCTGCTGGCCCTCGCCGACGCCGAAGGACGCCACGAGGCGCACTGGCTGGAACTGCTCGGCGGTGAGCCCGATCGCCTGCCGCGCGCCGATTCGGGAACGCGGATGCTGGCATGGATGGCGCGACGATTCGGCTCGATCTTCGTGCTGGCACTGGCCCAGAATGCCGAGGCGCGATCTCCGTACGACACCGAGCCCTCCGCGACGCCGGCGATGGTGGCGGACGAGCGCATCCACCACGAGGTGGTGCGCGGCCTCGCCGCGCGCGGCCGGCGCCGGCTGTCCGGCACGTTCCGCGCCGCCGTGTTCGGGGCCAACGACGGCCTCGTGTCGAACCTCGCCCTGGTGATGGGCATCGGCGCCACCGGCGCGGCGCCCCAGTTCGTGCTGTTCAGCGGCATCGCGGGACTCCTCGCCGGCGCGCTCTCGATGGGGGCGGGCGAGTTCGTGTCGGTGCGCTCGCAGCGCGAGCTGCTGGATGCCACCGAGCCCAGCGACTACGCCGACGCGCTGCTGCCCGATCTCGACCTCGACGCCAACGAGCTCGCCCTCGTCTACCGCACGCGCGGGATGCCCGCGGATGAGGCGCTGAAGCGCGCCCGCCGGGTCGTGGAGACCGCGCAGGCGGCCGATCGCTCCGTGCCGTACTCGCGCACCGAGACCGGCCCGATCAGCACGCGCAGCCATGAGGTGGTCGGCAGCGACCTGGGCGCGGCGGTGTCGAGCTTCCTGTTCTTCGCGTCCGGAGCGATCATCCCCGTCCTGCCGTGGATCTTCGGTCTGTCGGGGGTGACCGCCGTGGTGATCGCGCTCGTGCTGGTCGGCATCGCGCTGATGTCGACGGGGGCGATGGTCGGCCTCCTGTCGGGTGGGCCGCCGCTGCGCCGCGCGCTGCGTCAGCTCGCGATCGGCTTCGGCGCGGCCGCGATCACCTACCTGCTCGGCCTGCTCTTCGGCGTGTCTCTCGGCTGAACGAGGGCGGACGCGAAGAAGGCCCTCCCGATCGGGAGGGCCTTCTTCGTTCTGTGCGCGAGGGGGGACTTGAACCCCCACGCCCGTTAAAGGGCACTAGCACCTCAAGCTAGCGCGTCTACCTATTCCGCCACCCGCGCAGAGTGGTGTTTCCGGTTTCGCAACCGAGGATCGACATTACCATGCTCGGGCGCGACGGACGAATCCTGCCCGCCGAGGCGGACCGCGCGGCCAGGGTAGGTTGGTCCGCATGCCCGATTCGCCCGCCGAGCTGCCCGAGGTCGTCCGCGTCGCACGCGATCTCATCCGCATCGACACCACGAACCACGGCGGCGGCCGTGCGAACGGCGAGCGCGAGGCGGCCGAATACGTCGGCGCCTACCTCGAGTCGCTCGGACTGGTTCCCGAGTACTACGAGCCGATCCCGCGACGCGCGAACGTCTCGGTGCGCGTGCCTGGCCGCGACAGCGCAAAGCCCGCGCTCGTCGTCCACGGCCACCTCGACGTGGTGCCGGCGGTCGCCGAGGACTGGAGCGTCGACCCGTTCGCCGGCGAGATCCGCGACGGGATGCTGTGGGGCCGCGGCGCTGTGGACATGAAGGACATGGACGCCATGATCCTCACCTCCGTCGGCGACCTGCTGCGAGCGGGGGAGCAGCCGGAGCGCGACCTCGTGGTCACGTTCTTCGCCGACGAGGAGAACGGCGGCGTCGAGGGTTCGGCGCTCGTCGTGGCCGACAAGCCGGAGTGGTTCGCCGGGGCGACGGAGGCGATCAGCGAGGTAGGCGGCTATTCGATCTCGGTCGGAGACCGCCGCGCCTACCTGCTGCAGGTGGGGGAGAAGGCCCTGATCTGGCTGAAGCTCACCGCCCGCGGTCGCGCCGCGCACGGCAGCAGCTTCCCGACCGACAACGCGATCACCGCGCTCGCGGAGGCCGTCGCGAAGCTCGGCCGCACACCGTGGCCGATCGCCCTCACCGACACGACCAGGCAGTTCCTCGACGGCTTCGCCGATCTGGCCGGCGGCGGCGTCGCCGACCCGGACGCCCTCGTCGACCAGGCGGGGCCGGCATCCCCCTTCCTGCGCTCCACCCTGCGCACCACGACCAACCCGACCGGGCTGACGGCGGGCTACAAGCACAACGTCATCCCCGATCGCGCCGAGGCGCTCATCGACGTGCGCACCCTGCCCGGCACGGAGGATGCGGTCCTCGCCGAGATCCGGGCGCTGGTGGGCGAGCACATCGAGGTCGAGACGGTCGTCCGCGACGTCGGCCTCGAGGTGCCGTTCGCCGGACCGATCGTCGAGGCCATGGTCGGCGCGCTCGGACGCCACGACCCCGGTGTCCCCGTCATCCCGTACCTGATGGGCGGCGGCACGGACAACAAGGCGCTCTCGCGTCTCGGCATCGCCGGCTACGGCTTCGCGCCGCTGCGCCTGCCCGCCGGCATCGATTTCACCGGCATGTTCCACGGCGTCGACGAGCGCGTTCCGCTCGACGCGCTCGTGTTCGGGCAGGCCGTTCTCACCGACTTCCTCCGCACCTACTGAGAGGCCCTCATGCATCTGATCGAGGCGATCATCCTGGGGCTCGTCCAGGGCCTGACCGAGTTCCTGCCCATCTCGTCCAGCGCGCACCTGCGCATCGCGGGCGAGTTCCTGCCGTCGGCGGAGGACCCGGGCGCGACCTTCACGGCGATCACGCAGATCGGCACCGAGATCGCGGTGCTCGTGTACTTCTGGAAGAAGATCACGCGGATCGTCGCGCAGTGGTTCCGCTCGCTCACCGGCGCGGCGCCCCGCAACGACCCCGACGCGCGGATGGGCTGGATCGTCATCATCGGCACGATCCCGATCGGCGTGCTCGGCTTCCTGTTCCAGGACGTCATCCGCGACACGTTCCGCAACCTCTGGCTCGTGGCGATCGTGCTCATCGTGTTCGGCCTGCTGCTCGGCGCGGCCGACGCGCTCGGCAAGCGCACGCGGCTCGAGGCGGACCTGACCTACCCGCACGGCCTCGCCCTCGGCTTCGCGCAGGCGCTCGCCCTCATCCCCGGCGTGTCCCGCTCGGGCGCGACCACGACGATGGGCCTCGCCCTCGGCTACACGCGTCCCGCCGCCGCTGAGGTCGCGTTCCTGCTCGCCGTCCCCGCCGTCTTCGGCAGCGGGTTCTACGAGCTGCTGCAGGCGATCCGCGAACCCGGTCAGGCCGTCTTCACGCTCGCCGAGACCGCGGTCGCGACAGCTGTCGCCTTCGGCGTCGGCCTGGCGGTGATCGCGTTCCTGATGTCGTACATCAAGAAGCGCAGCTTCCTGCCGTTCGTGATCTACCGCATCGCCGTCGGCGTGCTGCTGATCGTGCTGCTCGCGACGGGCGTGCTGCAGGCGTACTGAGCGGCTACCGCCGCGGGTCGTCGCGGCCCGGCTTCGTCGGGCCGTCGCCTCCCCGGCGCAGGTAGCGCTCGAACTCCTGCGCGATCGCGTCGCCGGACGCCTCGGGCGAATCCCAGGTGTCCCTCGTGCGCTCGAGCTGACGGATGTACTCGGTCATCTCCTCGTCGTCCGCCGCAGCGGCGTCGATCGAGGCCTCCCAGGCCGCCGACTCGGTCGCGAGCTCGCCGCGGGGGACCACGGCGCCGGTGATGTCCTCGAGCCGGTCCAGCAGGGCCAGGGTCGCCTTGGGCGAGGGGGTGTGCCCTGCGACGTAGTGGGGCACGCTCGCCCACAGGGTGGCCGTCGGGATGCCGGCGGTGTCTGCGGCGTGCGAGAGCACGCTGAGGATGCCGACAGGCCCCTCGTAGCTGCTGCGCTCGAGGCCGAGCGCACCGCGGACGTGCTCGTTCTCACTCCCGGCGAACACCGAGATGGGGCGGGTGTGCGGCACGTCGGACATCATCGAGCCGAGGGAGACGAAGCCCGTGATGTCCTCGCGCAGCGCGACGTCCATGAACTCGGCGGCGAAGGCCTGCCACGCCCTGGCCGGCTCGACTCCCGTGAGCAGCCACAGCTGCGTGCCGCCGCGCGTCTGCTTCGCGGGGCGCAGCAGGGTCGCCTCGGGCCACTGCAGGATGCGGGCGCCGTCGGCATCGGACGAGATCTGCGGGCGGGTGTACTGGTAGTCGAAGTAGAGCTCGGGATCGACGGAGAACACCGGCTCGTACGAGCCCTCGGCGCGCAGGAGCGAGACGGCCGACGACGCGGCCTCTCCTGCGTCGTTCCACCCGTCGAATGCGGTCACGAGCACCTTGCGGCCCAGTGCGTCCACACGACCTCCTCGCCTCCGGCACGCCTCGTCGGCCGGCTGTGTCCAGGATAGGCCGACAGTCGCCGGATGGGCCCCGGATAGCATGAAGCAGTGACTTCACCCGCTCTGGCCGCTGTCCTCTGGGACATGGACGGCACCCTCGTCGACACCGAGCCTTACTGGATAGCCGCCGAGACGCCGCTGGTCGAGCGATTCGGCGGCACCTGGACGCACGAGCAGGCGCTGGGCCTCGTGGGTCTCGGCCTCGAGGACGCCGCACGCATCTTCCAGGACGCGGGGGTGCGCATGGCGGTGCACGAGATCGTCGACTCGCTCACCGACGAGGTGATGAACTCGCTGCGCACGCAGGGCGTGCCCTTCCGCCCGGGCGCGCGGGAGCTGCTCGCAAGCCTCAAGGCCGCGGGCGTGAAGACGGCCCTGGTGACCATGTCACTCGGCCGGATGGCGCAGACCGTCGTCGACCTGATCGACTTCGAGGCGTTCGACGTGGTCATCGCCGGCGACGACGCGACCCGCCCCAAGCCCTTCCCCGACCCGTATCTGCAGGCCTGCGCGCTGCTCGGCGTCGACCCCGCAGACACGGTCGCCATCGAGGACTCGCCCAACGGGGCCCGCTCGGCGGTCGCGTCCGGCGCGGTCGTCGTCGGCGTCCCGCACATGGTCTCGCTCACCGGAACCGGCATCCACGCCGAGTGGGCGACGCTCGCGGACCGGACCGTCGACGACGTGATCGGCGTCCACGCCGCGCACACAGCACAAGGAGCATCACGATGAGCATCGACCGACCGAGCGGCCCCTTCCGGGTCGGCGAGCGCGTGCAGCTGACCGGCCCGAAGGGCCGGCTGCACACCATCACCCTCCGCGAGGACGGGGAGATGCACACCCACCACGGCGTACTCAAGCACACCGAGCTGATCGGCCGGCCGGACGGCTCGGTCGTCGCGAACAGCGGCGGACACGAGTATCTCGCCCTGCGCCCGCTGCTGCGCGACTTCGTCATGTCGATGCCGCGCGGCGCGGCGATCGTGTACCCGAAGGATGCGGCGCACATCGTCTCGCAGGCCGACATCTTCCCGGGGGCGGTCGTCGTCGAAGCCGGAGTCGGCTCGGGTGCGCTGTCGCTGTGGCTCCTGCGGGCGACCGGGCAGGCCGGGCGGCTCGTCTCGTTCGAGCGCCGGGCCGACTTCGCCGACGTCGCGCGCGCGAACGTCGAGACCTACCTCGGCGGGGTCCCGGAGAACTGGGAGGTCGTCGTCGGCGACCTCGCCGCCGACCTGCCGACGACGGTGGCCCCGGCATCCGTCGACCGGGTCGTGCTGGACATGCTCGCGCCGTGGGAGTGCATCGACGTCGTCGCCGACGCCCTCACGCCGGGCGGTGTCGTGCTCTGCTACGTGGCCACCGCCACCCAGCTCAGCCGGGTCGCCGAGTACATCCGCGCCACCGGGCTGTTCACCGATCCTGAGGCGAGCGAGACGATGGTCCGCGGCTGGCACGTGGAGGGCCTGGCGGTACGCCCGGACCACCGCATGGTCGCCCACACCGGCTTCCTGATCTGGACCAGGCGGCTCGCTCCCGGTGCTGTCGCCCCCGAGCAGAAGCGCCGCGCATCCAAGAGCAGCTACGGCGACGAAGACGTCGAACTGTGGACGCCCGGGGCGGTCGGCGACCGTCAGATCACCGACAAGAACCTGCGCAAGCGGGTGCGCGAGGCGCAGCGCGCAGCCGAGGGCGCACGCCAGGCCGCGACGCCCGACGCGCCGACGTCAGACGCCGCGGAGGCGGGCATCTAGACTGTTCCGGTGCGCAAGATCCCCGTCGCCCTCGTCGCCCTCGCCCTCGCATCGGTCTCACTCGTCGGCTGCTCCGCGTCATCCGGCGCGGCGGCGTGCCCGCGACCCGAGAGCAGCACAGGTGCCCTCGACAAGGTGACGGTGAGCGGCACGGCCGACGCGGCACCCGATGTCGAGGTGTACTCGCCGTTCCGCACCGACCAGACCGAGTTCGAGGACGTCATCACCGGCGACGGCACGGCGATCACCAGCGACGCCCAGCTCGTGGTCTTCGACCTGACGATCATCGGCGGGGCCGACGGCCGCACGCTCGTGGCATCCGCCTACGACGGCGATCTCAGCCAGGTCGCATCGCTCGAGCGCTGGGGCCAGCTGGTCCCCGGCTTCTCCGACGCCCTGACGTGCGCCACCGAGGGCTCGCGCGTCGTCATCGGCCTCGCGCCGGGCGACGTCGAGACCGAGACGGCCGTCAGCCTCGGGCTCGCCGAGGATGACTCCGCCGTCGCCGTGGTCGACGTCCGCAAGGTGTACCTCCCGCACGCAGACGGCGCCAACCAGTTCAACAGCGGCAGCGGCCTGCCCACCGTGGTCCGCGCGCCCGACGGCCGCCCCGGCATCATCGTCCCCGACGCGGACGCGCCGACCGAGCTCGTCGTCCAGACCCTGAAGAAGGGCGACGGCGAAGAGGTGACCGGCGATCGGCCCGTGCGCGTGCACTACACGGGCGTCACCTGGGCAGACCGCACCGTCTTCGACTCGACCTGGGACACCACCCCGGCGTCCCTGACGCTCGACGGCGTCGTGCCCGGCATGGCCACGGCGCTCGAGGGCGCGACGGTCGGTTCGCAGCTGCTCATCGTCATCCCGCCCGGCGAGGGCTACGGCGACGCGGCGCAGGGCTCGATCCCGGCGAACTCGACCCTGGTCTTCGTGGTCGACATCCTCGGACTGGATCAGGCCGCGCCGACGGAGTAGCCCGCCGGGCCGCCCGTAATATGAGGGGGTGCCCGCGAACTCGTCGAAGATCCCTCCTGAGGAGCGCCTCGTCAATCTCGTGGTCGCGCTGATCGCGACCGAGCAGGGCATCACGAAGGACACCATCCTCTCCAGCGTGTCCGGATACCGGGAGCAGTCGGCCGCGGCGTCGAAGGATGCGCTCGAGAAGATGTTCGAGCGCGACAAGGAGAGCCTGCGCGGCCTCGGGATCCCGATCGACACGATCGGCGACTCGGCAGAGCCGGACGACCTGCGCGAGGCCCGCTACCGCATCCCCAGCACGGAGTACGCCCTGCCGGAGGAGATCGCGTTCACGCCCGCCGAGATCGCCCTGCTGAACCTCGCGGGCGGGGTCTGGAGCGAGAGCTCCATGTCGGCCGACGCCCGGTCGGGTCTGCGCAAGATCCGCGCGCTCGGCAACGTGGTCGACGCCCCCATCATCGGCTACTCGCCCCGGATCAGCATGCGCGATCCGTCCTTCCCCAACCTGCAGCAGGCCATCGAGCAGTGCCGCGCGGTCACGTTCCCCTACCTGAAGCCGGGCGACGAGCAGCCGCGCCGCCGCCGCATGCAGCCGCTCGCGCTGGTCGAGTACGAGGCCAGGTGGCACGTCTTCGGCGTCGACCTGGACGTGGAGTCCGACCGGACCTTCCTGCTGTCGCGGATCGTCGGCGATGTCGAGATCACCCGGCAGTCGTTCGACCCCGCGCTGCGCGAGGGTGCGGGCGAGCGGGCGACGCGCGGGCTCGACGAGGTCGCCGCACACCAGCGCGCGCTCCTCGAGGTCAACCCGGGCACCGAGGCGGCGCTCCGTCTCAGCCGCCGCTCGACCCCCGCCGAGCAGGGGATCGTCGTCCCGTACGTGGACGTCCATGTGTTCGCCGACGAGCTCGCCTCCTACGGCCCCGAGGTGCGCGTGGTCGAGCCTGCAGTGCTCCGCGACCAGGTCATCGCGCGGCTCGACGCCGCTCTGCGGATGAACGGAGTCTCCTGATGGAAGCGCAGAAGCCGCTGCTCGCGACCGATCGTGCCGCGCTGATGCTCCAGCTGGTGCCGTACCTGATCGGCAAGGGCGAGGTCTCGCTCGAGGAGGCGGCGGACGAGTTCGAGGTGACGCCCGCGCGCATGCGGGAGATGGTCGAGAAGCTCACGCTGATCGGGCTGCCCGGCGACGGCGGCTACTGGCAGATGGCCAACGACCTCTTCGACATCGACTGGGATCTGCTCGACGACCGCGACATCATCTCCATCACCAACACGGTCGGACTCGAGCGCGCCCCGCGCCTGACCGCGCGCGAGGCCGCCGCGCTCCTCGCGGGACTGCAGCTGGCCCGCACCCTGCCGGGCGTCGCAGGGACCGACGTGTACACGGGTCTCCTCGCCAAGCTCGCACTGGGCGCGTCCAGCACCCCCGCCGACGTCATCGTGGTCCCCGGCCCGGTCGACGAGGCGCGTGACACGGTGGCCGACGCGCTCACCAGAGGCGTGGCGGTGTCGTTCACCTACAAGGCGCCGGATGCGGAGGCCACCACCCGCACCGTCGACCCGGTCAAGGTGCACATCTCCGACGGACAGTGGTACCTGCAGGGCTGGTGCCATCTGCGGGAGGCGATGCGCACGTTCCACATGGACAGGGTCAGCGACCTCGTGCCGACCGGCATCCCCATCTCGCATGGCGAGGAGCCGGTGCCCGTCTGGTTCGAGCCCGGCGCCGACGACATCGTCGCGCGCGTGCGCTTCCCCGACTCGCTGTCGACGCTGCTGGGGGAGTATCTCGACAGGGCGACGATCGAGTCCGCCGACGGGATGTCGACGGCGACCGTCACGGTGGCCGACGAGTACAGCCTGCGCCGCCTCGCCGCCCGCAGGGGCGGGGTGGTCGAGATCCTGGCGCCCGAGGGCGCCCGTCGCGCCGCGGCGGAGTGGGCGGCCGCCGGTCTCGCGCAGTACCGCTGATCGCCCGGCCCGCCGGGGCGGCGGGACCGCGCCGGCGGACCGAGGGTTACACTGTTGTCACCCCGCACATCCACGAGGAGAACCCCATGGGCGCATTCGGCTGGCCGCACCTCCTGATCATCCTTGCGGTGATCCTGCTGCTGTTCGGCGCGGCGAAGCTGCCGGCACTCGCGAAGAGCGTCGGGCAGTCCGCGCGGGTCTTCAAGGGCGAGATGAAGGCGATGAAGGACGACGACGTGTCCGCCGCTCCCGCACCGCCGGCGACGCCGACCGTCACATCGGACGCAGCCGCACCCGCCGACACGTCGGCGAGCTCCGGCGGCAGCGCCGACGCCAAGCCCTGACCTCACGTGGTCACGGCCGGACCACCGCGCGTCGACGAGCCGGAGAAGCCTCGGCGCGACACGCGCATGACGCTCGCGCAGCACCTCCTCGAGCTGCGGCGGCGCCTCATGATCGCGGCGATCGCGCTGGTCGTCGGGATGATCATCGCGTTCATCATCACGGGCCCGGTGATCGAGCTGCTCACCGAGCCCATCCGCATGGTCGCGGACAACCGCGGTGACAACCTCGCTCAGCTGAACTTCGACACGGTGACCGCGCCGTTCGACATGCGCATGCGCATCGCCTTCGCGATCGGCCTGCTCCTGTCGGCTCCGGTCTGGCTCTGGCAGCTCTGGGCGTTCCTCATGCCCGGTCTCACCCGCAAGGAGATCCGCTACACCGTCGGATTCATGGCTGCGGCGGTGCCGCTGTTCTTCGCGGGCACGGTGGTCGGCTGGTTCGTGCTGCCGCACATGGTGGAGATCATGGCGACCTTCGCCCCCGAGGGCACCGCCCAGTTCTACACCGCGTCGTACTACTACGACTTCGTCTTCAAGCTCCTGCTGGTGATCGGGGTCTCCTTCGTGCTCCCGGTCTTCCTGGTCGCGCTCAACCTGGCCGGGGTCATCACCGGACGCGGCATCCTGAAGGGGTGGCGGGCGGCGGTGCTGATCGCCACGCTGTTCGCGGCGGTCGCGACGCCGGCCGCCGACGTCGTGTCGATGCTCCTGCTCGGCGGGATCCTCATCGTGCTCTTCTTCGCGGCGGCGGGCGTCTCGATGCTGTTCGACCGCCGCCGCGGCCGGCTGCAGAAGGACCTGCTGTCCGAGGCCGACGCGTGACGGACCCGAGTCCGGCGGAGCGCTACGCGCGCGCGCAGGACGCCCGGAGCCACCCGGTCAGCGCGGCCTTCGCCGCCGCACAGGCGTTCGACCTCGATCCGTTCCAGATCGCCGGATGCCACGCGCTCGAGGAGGGGCGGAGCGTGCTGGTGGCAGCGCCCACCGGGGCGGGCAAGACCATCGTGGGCGAGTTCGCGATCCACCTGGCGATGCAGCAGCCGGGGGAGAAGGCGTTCTACACGACCCCGATGAAGGCGCTGTCGAACCAGAAGTTCCGCGAGCTGCAGGAGGTGTACGGCGCAGACGAGGTCGGGCTGCTCACCGGCGACACCAACATCAACGGCAACGCGCGCATCGTGGTGATGACCACCGAGGTGCTGCGCAACATGCTGTACGCCGATTCTGGTGCGCTGCGCGGACTCCGCTTCGTCGTGATGGACGAGGTCCACTACCTGGCCGACCGGTTCCGCGGGGCGGTGTGGGAGGAGGTCATCATCCACCTTCCGCCGTCGGTGCGACTGGTCTCTCTGTCGGCCACGGTGTCCAACGCGGAGGAGTTCGGCGACTGGCTCGACACGGTGCGGGGCGACACCGAGGTGATCGTCTCGGAGATCCGTCCGGTGCCGCTGGAGCAGCACGTGCTGGTCCGCGGAGACCTGCT harbors:
- a CDS encoding FKBP-type peptidyl-prolyl cis-trans isomerase is translated as MRKIPVALVALALASVSLVGCSASSGAAACPRPESSTGALDKVTVSGTADAAPDVEVYSPFRTDQTEFEDVITGDGTAITSDAQLVVFDLTIIGGADGRTLVASAYDGDLSQVASLERWGQLVPGFSDALTCATEGSRVVIGLAPGDVETETAVSLGLAEDDSAVAVVDVRKVYLPHADGANQFNSGSGLPTVVRAPDGRPGIIVPDADAPTELVVQTLKKGDGEEVTGDRPVRVHYTGVTWADRTVFDSTWDTTPASLTLDGVVPGMATALEGATVGSQLLIVIPPGEGYGDAAQGSIPANSTLVFVVDILGLDQAAPTE
- a CDS encoding PAC2 family protein → MDALGRKVLVTAFDGWNDAGEAASSAVSLLRAEGSYEPVFSVDPELYFDYQYTRPQISSDADGARILQWPEATLLRPAKQTRGGTQLWLLTGVEPARAWQAFAAEFMDVALREDITGFVSLGSMMSDVPHTRPISVFAGSENEHVRGALGLERSSYEGPVGILSVLSHAADTAGIPTATLWASVPHYVAGHTPSPKATLALLDRLEDITGAVVPRGELATESAAWEASIDAAAADDEEMTEYIRQLERTRDTWDSPEASGDAIAQEFERYLRRGGDGPTKPGRDDPRR
- a CDS encoding HAD family hydrolase, with protein sequence MTSPALAAVLWDMDGTLVDTEPYWIAAETPLVERFGGTWTHEQALGLVGLGLEDAARIFQDAGVRMAVHEIVDSLTDEVMNSLRTQGVPFRPGARELLASLKAAGVKTALVTMSLGRMAQTVVDLIDFEAFDVVIAGDDATRPKPFPDPYLQACALLGVDPADTVAIEDSPNGARSAVASGAVVVGVPHMVSLTGTGIHAEWATLADRTVDDVIGVHAAHTAQGASR
- a CDS encoding helix-turn-helix transcriptional regulator; translated protein: MEAQKPLLATDRAALMLQLVPYLIGKGEVSLEEAADEFEVTPARMREMVEKLTLIGLPGDGGYWQMANDLFDIDWDLLDDRDIISITNTVGLERAPRLTAREAAALLAGLQLARTLPGVAGTDVYTGLLAKLALGASSTPADVIVVPGPVDEARDTVADALTRGVAVSFTYKAPDAEATTRTVDPVKVHISDGQWYLQGWCHLREAMRTFHMDRVSDLVPTGIPISHGEEPVPVWFEPGADDIVARVRFPDSLSTLLGEYLDRATIESADGMSTATVTVADEYSLRRLAARRGGVVEILAPEGARRAAAEWAAAGLAQYR
- a CDS encoding helix-turn-helix transcriptional regulator, with amino-acid sequence MPANSSKIPPEERLVNLVVALIATEQGITKDTILSSVSGYREQSAAASKDALEKMFERDKESLRGLGIPIDTIGDSAEPDDLREARYRIPSTEYALPEEIAFTPAEIALLNLAGGVWSESSMSADARSGLRKIRALGNVVDAPIIGYSPRISMRDPSFPNLQQAIEQCRAVTFPYLKPGDEQPRRRRMQPLALVEYEARWHVFGVDLDVESDRTFLLSRIVGDVEITRQSFDPALREGAGERATRGLDEVAAHQRALLEVNPGTEAALRLSRRSTPAEQGIVVPYVDVHVFADELASYGPEVRVVEPAVLRDQVIARLDAALRMNGVS
- a CDS encoding tRNA (adenine-N1)-methyltransferase, with the protein product MSIDRPSGPFRVGERVQLTGPKGRLHTITLREDGEMHTHHGVLKHTELIGRPDGSVVANSGGHEYLALRPLLRDFVMSMPRGAAIVYPKDAAHIVSQADIFPGAVVVEAGVGSGALSLWLLRATGQAGRLVSFERRADFADVARANVETYLGGVPENWEVVVGDLAADLPTTVAPASVDRVVLDMLAPWECIDVVADALTPGGVVLCYVATATQLSRVAEYIRATGLFTDPEASETMVRGWHVEGLAVRPDHRMVAHTGFLIWTRRLAPGAVAPEQKRRASKSSYGDEDVELWTPGAVGDRQITDKNLRKRVREAQRAAEGARQAATPDAPTSDAAEAGI